DNA sequence from the Oscillospiraceae bacterium genome:
GAGGAGACGGCTCTCCTGCGGAGTCCGTCCGCCCCGCCGCCGTCCCGCTAGCGGCGGTGGCCGCGACACTTTGTACAAAGTGGAAGAAAACCTTTGTGGATTCCCACCATGTACGCGAAGAGGAAATTATGCTATGATTGAAAATGGGATAGGTTTTGGCCGGCGGCCACCTCACCGCCTGCTTTGTCCCAGTTTTCACGGCCCCACCGTCCGGACGCGCCGCGCCGCCTCGTACAGGCCGCCGGCTGTCGGGGCGGCCTTATAGAAAGCGGGGGAGATTTTTTATGGCCAGCATCACACTGAAAAATCTTTACAAACGCCATCCGGGCGGCGTCACGGCGGTGTCGGGTCTCAGTTTGGAGATCCCGGACGGATCGTTTTTCGTGTTGGCCGGGCCGGCCCGTTGCGGGCTGTCCTCGGTGCTCCGCCTGGTAGCCGGCCTTGAGGCGCCCAGCGAGGGCGGCGTCTCTCTGGGCGGGGTACCCGCTCACGGCCGGACGCCGCGGGAGCGCGGCATCGCCTTGGTGTCCCGCCACGGCGCGCCCTACCCGGCGATGACCGTGTTTGACAACCTGGTTTTCGGGCTCAAACTGGGGCGCGGAGTGTCTGCGACGGAGATCCGCGCCCGTGTGGCCTCCGTGGCCGATCTCCTTGGGCTCGGCGGCGTGTTGTCGCAAAGGCCCGCCGCGCTCACCGACAGCGAGCGCTGGCGGCTCTCTCTCGGCCGCGCGGCCATGCGGCGCCCCCGCGTCTATCTGTTCGACGACCCGCTCTCCGGTTTCGAGGCCAACGCCCGGGCGGAGCGGCGTGCGGAACTGGTTGCGCTGCACAAACAGACGGCGACGACATTCCTCTTTGCGACCCACGACCAGGCGGAGGCCATGGAGTTGGGCGAGCGCATCGCCGTACTGAAGAGCGGCCTGCTCCAGCAGGTCGCCGCGCCGCAAAGTCTGTACGACCGCCCGGCCAACCTGCTGGTGGCCGAGTTTTTTGGCTGGCCCCCCATGAACCTGATCGAAGCCGCTGTGCTGAGCCGTGACGGCGCGGCCTATCTGCGCTTCGGCGCCTGCCAGTGCCCGTTGCCGGAGGACCGGGCCACCCGGCCGGAGGTGTTGGCCTATGTCGACCGGAACGTCATCATAGGGATCCGTCCCGAGGACCTGCACGACGACATGGATCGCTTCCCCGTGTCTCAGACAGTGATGGACGTCACGAGCATCGAGGTGGCGGGCCTCGAAACCCACCTGGGTCTCACGGGTGGGGACTACGACGTCACGGCCCGCCTGTCGCACCGCCCGGCCGTAAAGTCCGGAGATCCGTTCCGTATCGCGTTCGACCCCCGTAAGATCCATCTGTTCGACAAGGACACCGGCCGGTCGGTTCTGACGCCCTTCTGAATCGTACCGCCCGCCTGATTCAAATGTTAAAAATCACAATTTTGGGAACAAGCCGGCTTTCTGCGTGCAGGGACCGCACAGATGGAATTTTTGTCATGACTCCTGTTCTCCCCGACGGGGACTCTCCGGGCCGCCGGCCGGTTTTGTCACTTGTTGATACAGCCGGCCGGCGGTTTTGACAGCGTGCGTACGGTCGATTTTCCGGTCTCGAACAAGCCGATGGCCGCGCCGCATACAAAGGCGGCGTTCAAAAGTTCCAGCAGGATATCCCGGAAGTCCGGCGGGTTCGGGAGCACTTTGCAGACGGCGACCATCGCCAGCGCCGCGCCC
Encoded proteins:
- a CDS encoding ABC transporter ATP-binding protein, with the translated sequence MASITLKNLYKRHPGGVTAVSGLSLEIPDGSFFVLAGPARCGLSSVLRLVAGLEAPSEGGVSLGGVPAHGRTPRERGIALVSRHGAPYPAMTVFDNLVFGLKLGRGVSATEIRARVASVADLLGLGGVLSQRPAALTDSERWRLSLGRAAMRRPRVYLFDDPLSGFEANARAERRAELVALHKQTATTFLFATHDQAEAMELGERIAVLKSGLLQQVAAPQSLYDRPANLLVAEFFGWPPMNLIEAAVLSRDGAAYLRFGACQCPLPEDRATRPEVLAYVDRNVIIGIRPEDLHDDMDRFPVSQTVMDVTSIEVAGLETHLGLTGGDYDVTARLSHRPAVKSGDPFRIAFDPRKIHLFDKDTGRSVLTPF